A genomic window from Silene latifolia isolate original U9 population chromosome Y, ASM4854445v1, whole genome shotgun sequence includes:
- the LOC141632974 gene encoding uncharacterized protein LOC141632974 — MDRTWMIDGKRGDPKYDAGLAEFYEFVRNNVKDTSHMPCPYDMCLNIKYMSFSEVKIYLEKNNFNPRYKLWRFHGESRVVQRMEEDIDVQLAEIEIEWETLPMKKGIDSLEDSDWDMNSCDMNSVSADEFDDELETILEDRLSKDSVEEDNSDQYPDDKDDILGDDEDLDVTNLDDITSIVLEKLKDSEMPLYKSCKNYTKLSAVVKLYNLKATNGWSDKSFTHLLELLKDMLPEDNVLPNRTYAAKKILRGIGMKYVKIHACPNDCILYRKEYESLTHCPVCNEWRYKKKEGIPAKVLWYFPIIPRLRRLFANKEDAKLLTWHKTAKANDGKLRHPSDGLEWKHIDVKYPEFGKEPRNLPLALSTDGMNPYRNLSSQHSTWPVLLAIYNLPPYVCMKRKYLMLSLLISGPKEPGNDIDVYLAPVFDDLRTLWDEGI, encoded by the coding sequence ATGGATCGTACGTGGATGATAGATGGGAAAAGAGGTGATCCTAAATATGATGCCGGTTTAGCTGAGTTTTATGAATTCGTTAGAAATAATGTGAAAGACACGTCTCATATGCCATGCCCTTATGATATGTGTCTGAATATTAAATATATGAGTTTCTCGGAGGTTAAAATCTATTTAGAAAAGAATAATTTTAATCCAAGGTATAAACTTTGGAGGTTTCATGGGGAGTCTAGAGTGGTGCAGAGAATGGAGGAAGATATTGATGTTCAGTTGGCAGAGATTGAGATTGAGTGGGAAACTCTTCCTATGAAAAAAGGTATCGACTCACTGGAAGATTCGGATTGGGATATGAATTCTTGTGATATGAATTCTGTGTCCGCTGACGAGTTTGATGATGAGTTAGAAACAATATTAGAGGATCGGTTAAGTAAAGACAGTGTAGAAGAAGATAACTCTGACCAATATCCCGATGATAAAGATGACATTCTAGGTGACGATGAAGATCTCGATGTTACTAATTTAGATGATATTACAAGCATTGTATTAGAGAAGTTAAAAGACTCCGAAATGCCTTTGTATAAGAGTTGTAAGAATTATACAAAATTGTCAGCCGTTGTTAAGCTATATAATTTGAAAGCAACCAATGGGTGGAGTGATAAAAGTTTTACCCACCTCCTCGAATTATTGAAGGACATGCTTCCAGAAGATAATGTTCTTCCTAATCGTACATATGCGGCAAAGAAGATACTTAGAGGAATTGGTATGAAATATGTGAAGAttcatgcatgtccaaatgattgtaTATTATATCGCAAGGAATATGAGAGTTTGACTCATTGTCCAGTTTGTAATGAATGGAGATATAAAAAGAAAGAGGGGATCCCAGCTAAAgttttgtggtattttccaataatacctaGGTTGCGACGACTCTTTGCGAATAAAGAAGATGCAAAGTTGTTAACATGGCATAAAACTGCAAAGGCTAATGATGGCAAATTGAGACACCCGTCTGATGGTTTAGAGTGGAAACATATAGATGTTAAGTATCCCGAATTCGGAAAAGAACCCAGAAATCTTCCACTTGCACTCTCTACTGACGGGATGAATCCTTATCGGAATTTAAGTAGTCAACATAGCACTTGGCCTGTACTTTTAGCTATTTACaatttacctccatatgtgtgcatgaaacggaagtatttgatgttgtctttATTGATTTCTGGCCCTAAAGAACCGGGTAATGACATAGATGTTTACTTGGCACCCGTTTTTGATGATTTGAGAACATTATGGGATGAAGGGATATAA